The window GGGCGGTGGTAGCCCGTGCCAAGCCTAATTTGCTCAACGCGGTAGAGCTGCTCTAAAAGCAAAGCCAGGGCCATCCGATGGGGAAGGGTCATTTTTGTGAGTGAGAGTGTCTTGTGGGCGCGTTCTTTAACCCGGCTGTCTAAGCCGTCGGCACCGCCAATAATCCAGGCGACTGATCCCACACCACTGTCTCTCCACTTCACAATCTGTCCTGATAGTTCCATGGTTGACCACTGCAAGCCGTGCTCATCGAGGGCAATGACTTGATGACATCCATCGATGCTTTTCAAGATGGCATCACCCTCAGAAGACATCGTACCTTCTTTAAGGCGTATTAGGTCAATTTTTGTGCACTTCTTTAAGCGATCGAGGTATCGCTCGGCGCTTTCGAGTTGGGGATCTTTGGCTTTACGGCCAACGCAAATGACGCGGTGAGAGAGCATGAGGGCTCTTATGCCATTTGGTGTGGGCGTTCTTCGTCGGTGACGGTTTCGCGAGGAGCTTCGCTCCAGAGATCTTCAAGAGCGTAGACATCTCGTGTAAACTGATGAAATACGTGAAGAATAACATCACCAAAATCAACGAGTGCCCATTGGCCGCTTCGCATGCCTTCAGCACTTTTATTCATTAAGTCGTGGTTGTTCTTGAGCTCACCAATGGCGCCTTGAGCAATCGCTTCAACGTGTCGATCACTGGTTCCAGAGACCAATACGAGAAAGTCTGCGTAGCTGGACAAGCCGCGGACATCCAGTACCAATACATCTTGGCCTTTTTTATCCAGTGCTGCCTGGGCGACAATACCTGCCAGTTTATCTGCTTCCAACTTCTGACTCCTTTGGTGGCGCTTCTCAGCGCGAACACGCGGCCTATAGGGTAAGCCTATGCCTTTTGTAAATTGAAAAATGTTTTTTTCTTAGATTAAACAGGGAGTTCAGGCGATCTTAACCCTTTTGATCCTCTTTTGGGTTCTCATCGGCCTGCTTTTTGAGCTGCTTACGAAAGAAATGCAGTGGTTTAGATACCGGAGCGGAGCGCCTTACTTCGGGGCTCGTACGTTCTGGCTTCGTTAATGGTTGGGAATTTCCGATCTCGGTGATGCCACTTTGGTACTGAACAACCAGTTGTGTGGGGTGAACTTCACGGTCGGAGACTTCTAATTTACCAGTGATTTTGGAGCGTAGAATCACCCCGGTATCGCGATCTATTGTGAGGTAGCCCTCTATATCCGTGGCTTGACTAAGTTCTCTCCAGAGAGCCGGAATACGAACTGGGCGGCCGTGGCTTGGAAGTTCTGTGACCGCTGGCGCCGGTGTTACCTCTTTGGTTTCAAGGTTGAAGCGCAGAGCGGCCCGATTGCCAACTTCCACCGGGGAAGGCTGGGAGAAGCTGAGTTTGGGTCTGAAAGGTGCGAGGGCTTGAGCAAGGCTGGAATAGGCCAATTCACCCCAGTCTGAGAGTTCTAGGCCTCGAGCATCTTTCTCACGCAACTTACCTTGGTCCTGGCCGATGTAGAGTGTGTCGCCAAAGAGGTAAGCTTCTACTTGGTGCTCGGGAGTATTCAAGATGATGCGTTGTTGTCCCAGGGCATCGACGGCGGCTTCATAGTTGTCTTTTTGTTCCCATTTTTCCTCGCCACGCCGGAAGGTCATGGTGCTCTCGGCTTCAAAGAGAAGTGAGGTAAGTCTGGCCTGAGTTTCCTGAAAGGTCAGATTTAAGATGCGATTTTGGACGCCTTCATCACTGTGGAACTCTGCTACCCGCAGATGTTCGGTGTAGGCTTCAGGCACTTTTTGAATGACTTCAGCCTGACCATCGGACTGACAGGCCAAAGTATTGCCAAAAATAAGACAAAGCAGGAATATTTTGCAGATTTGGTGAGTCATAGCAGGTGCTTTATGACACAGCTGCTTCACAGGGTGAAGGCGCTGAGGTTTAAAATCTGATTCTCGTTGAGTGTTTTGTGTTGCGCTGCGTTATTTAAAGGGCTTTTAGAGGGATTGTGAGCAAAGCGGAGGTTTTCTTGCACCAATTCAAGCCCCATACTAGACACTAGTTATATAGTCTACCGAACTACCGTTCGGGATGCTCTTCATGCGGCGCGTGGGAGGAGCATAAAGCCTTACGTCCTTGGAGCGCACCGTTGTTCAAGAATAAGAGAGTAACTTTAATGCTAAGTCTTTTGGTGACGGTAGCCGCCGTAGCTCTGACGGTCTATCCTGATTTGAATCCTGAATTATCGAACCAGTCAGCTTCAGAGTCGCAACTTGCGTCTTCTGATTCAGCGGCACCCGGTTCAGGTGGATTTTTTAACTCAGGCTACGACCTTGCTTCCCACCAGACCTTGAGCCGCGTGATGCTTTTGGTGCGGGAAAACTATGTTGATCCTGAGCGCGTGAAGCCTCGTGAAATGTTTCTGGCTGCCCTCG of the Deltaproteobacteria bacterium genome contains:
- a CDS encoding 23S rRNA (pseudouridine(1915)-N(3))-methyltransferase RlmH; translated protein: MLSHRVICVGRKAKDPQLESAERYLDRLKKCTKIDLIRLKEGTMSSEGDAILKSIDGCHQVIALDEHGLQWSTMELSGQIVKWRDSGVGSVAWIIGGADGLDSRVKERAHKTLSLTKMTLPHRMALALLLEQLYRVEQIRLGTGYHRP
- the rsfS gene encoding ribosome silencing factor yields the protein MEADKLAGIVAQAALDKKGQDVLVLDVRGLSSYADFLVLVSGTSDRHVEAIAQGAIGELKNNHDLMNKSAEGMRSGQWALVDFGDVILHVFHQFTRDVYALEDLWSEAPRETVTDEERPHQMA